In Hydractinia symbiolongicarpus strain clone_291-10 chromosome 13, HSymV2.1, whole genome shotgun sequence, a single genomic region encodes these proteins:
- the LOC130623733 gene encoding variable charge X-linked protein 3B-like yields the protein MKLVITFAFLFLAVKAAPFYNDDQELDNLETELIVARRDEKDHSLSQQLKEASDTLVKISSILNDQLKDAKKESQKGKGEGRRGGKTKGGRGGKKKGGQGGKKKGGRGGKGTWSTKVPPQTQEPRTREPRTREPRTQEPRTREPRTREPRTQEPRTREPRTQEPRTREPRTQEPRTQEPRTRQPRTQEPRTQEPRTREPRTEEPRTQEPRTREPRTQEPGTQEPRTREPRTQEPGTQEPRTHEPRTQEPGTQEPTVPTRTDSPMPATPQDSYRSDKIVARELDHIRNELALIEGMIPKIKRKVL from the exons ATGAAGTTGGTTATTACTTTCGCCTTTCTTTTTCTAGCAGTAAAAGCAG CTCCGTTTTACAACGACGATCAAGAATTagataacttggaaacggaacTCATAGTTGCGAGAAGAG ATGAAAAAGACCATAGTTTATCACAACAGTTAAAAGAAGCTTCAGATACGCTAGTAAAAATTTCCT CGATCTTAAATGATCAATTAAAAGATGCAAAAAAGGAGAGCCAAAAGGGAAAAGGGGAAGGAAGACGTGGGGGAAAAACAAAAGGCGGACGTGGAGGAAAGAAAAAAGGCGGACAAGGTGGAAAAAAGAAAGGTGGACGTGGAGGAAAAGGCACATGGTCAACTAAAGTGCCACCGCAAACACAAGAACCAAGAACACGTGAACCAAGAACACGTGAACCAAGAACACAAGAACCAAGAACACGTGAACCAAGAACACGTGAGCCAAGAACGCAAGAACCAAGAACACGTGAGCCAAGAACGCAAGAACCAAGAACACGTGAGCCAAGAACGCAAGAGCCAAGAACACAAGAGCCAAGAACACGTCAACCTAGAACACAAGAGCCAAGAACACAAGAACCAAGAACACGTGAACCAAGAACGGAAGAGCCTAGAACACAAGAGCCCAGAACACGTGAACCAAGAACACAAGAACCAGGAACACAAGAGCCAAGAACACGTGAACCAAGAACACAAGAACCAGGAACACAAGAGCCAAGAACACATGAACCAAGAACACAAGAACCAGGAACACAAGAGCCAACCGTGCCTACAAGAACTGATAGCCCAATGCCAGCAACGCCCCAAGACTCCTATAGAAGTGATAAAATCGTGGCAAGAGAGTTAGACCACATCAGAAATGAACTTGCATTAATTGAAG gcaTGATTCCAAAGATCAAAAGAAAGGTGTTGTAA
- the LOC130624151 gene encoding beta-1,3-galactosyltransferase 5-like: MTKSRIKINYKVVILLTLCCIFFIFLGSEIYFNKFVIELDYSRIYVKANLSNLNQDIHVTKLLSKFSCSKKPIKLLVVVISNVMYFQRRDTIRKTWGKRLDLHTTNDFRTFFAVAKTTDETTQEKLENEIATYGDVIQGDFYEDYYKLPRKTELVFEWAYKHCEFDYLLKADDDVYVNLMILFQFLDHPDTPKTKLYAGRQHVKTNVFREGKLKVTFEEYGTKNYPDFCSGGSAILSRDVVGSIIPYFQKNPIRLEDVYTGMLMMNAGVVSRHVPSVRMFEKNCDYQNTTLAHHSEIHTKKRSCLLKLFYSMLAQNVESAFIRTHYINVMDDRGK, translated from the coding sequence ATGACAAAatcaagaattaaaataaattacaaagtggTCATTTTACTGACGTTATGTTGCATATTCTTCATTTTTTTGGGCTCAGAAATATACTTTAACAAATTTGTAATAGAGCTGGACTACTcaaggatttacgtgaaagctAATTTGAGCAATCTTAATCAAGACATACACGTGACTAAATTATTATCGAAATTTTCGTGTAGCAAAAAGCCAATAAAGTTGTTAGTTGTGGTGATCAGTAACGTAATGTATTTCCAGCGTAGAGATACCATTCGGAAAACATGGGGAAAGAGATTAGATTTGCATACAACAAACGATTTTCGCACTTTCTTTGCTGTGGCAAAGACAACAGAtgaaacaacacaagaaaaacttGAGAATGAGATTGCGACTTATGGAGATGTAATACAAGGAGATTTTTACGAAGATTATTATAAGCTTCCAAGAAAGACTGAGCTAGTTTTCGAATGGGCGTATAAACACTGTGAATTTGATTACTTGCTGAAGGCAGATGACGACGTGTACGTTAACCTAATGATCCTTTTTCAATTTCTTGATCATCCAGATACACCTAAGACTAAATTGTATGCAGGACGCCAACATGTAAAAACAAACGTGTTCAGAGAAGGAAAGCTGAAAGTCACTTTTGAAGAGTACGGAACGAAAAACTATCCTGATTTTTGTAGCGGTGGATCAGCCATACTTTCAAGAGATGTAGTAGGAAGTATAATtccgtattttcaaaaaaatccaATTCGATTGGAGGATGTTTACACCGGCATGTTGATGATGAATGCAGGTGTTGTGTCAAGACATGTACCGAGTGTCAGAATGTTTGAGAAAAATTGTGATTATCAAAACACCACGTTGGCACATCATTCTGAAATACATACAAAGAAAAGAAGCTGTCTGTTGAAATTATTTTATAGTATGCTAGCCCAAAACGTTGAAAGTGCTTTTATACGCACGCATTACATTAACGTGATGGACGATAGGGGGAAGTAG